ataaattaTTTttcgttcatttacgttttaatataactcgaatctaTTGAAATACTATCATATCAAAAACTATgagtatttaaaataataatactaagtatttattcaaaatatattaataaggtatataatatattattatgataatttaataaaatatataaaataaaaatatttaagtaattattaatattaaatttaatatcacaagtatattactaatatcaaaatatatatttatttggatattattaaaagtgttaatatacatacttgatataggttcgtgaatccgaggccaaccctgaattGTTCAGTATCgtagtatgaatatttttactacaaaatattgtagagtgagtttcatttgctccctttttaaatgcttttgcaatatatatttttgggactgagaatacatgcgctgcttttataaatgttttacgaaatagacacaagtaatcgaaactacattctatggttgaattattataccggatatcgcccttgttgaacttggtagcctaagaatttgtgtttattataattgccaccaattgacgtgaatcctaaagatagatctatgggctttgacacgccccagtcagagaatttgaactgctttagtacttcgatatttatatatggggatattctagatgcattttgttaatgtcggttaccaggtgttcaatccatatgaatgatttttatgcagatgcatgatatttacgagaaatgaaatgaaaatcttgtggtctattaaattaatggaaatgattgtttatgataaactaatgaactcaccaaccttttggttgacacttgaaagcatgtttattctcaggtatgaaagaaatcttccgctgtgcatttgctcattttagagatattacttggagtcatttatgacatatttcaaaagacgttgcattcgaatcgtcgagttcatcaatattattattaagtcaattatagttggatatattatgaaatggtatgcatatcgtcaactgtcgatgaaatgaaagattgtcttttaaaaacgaatgcaatgtttgtaaaatgtatcatatagaggtcaaatacctcgcgatgtaatcaactattgtgaatcgtttataatgtatatgaacggttcctttcaTTCGGTCATCTACATGTCTACAAGCAGTCCAAAGCAAGTGGTGGTTTTAAGCTATTCTGCTTATTTAAGCTAACCAACTTAATCAAGATTTAGTGAGATTAATAATGTAAttgatttaaaacataattatgggAACAGTGTTTGTAACATACTGTTATTACTAGTTGCGTACCTGAAATAATTTTGACGTGGAAAATCCTCGTAGTTTTCACAAGTTACACAAAGAGTCCCTGACTAACATCGTTAGAAAATTAGGCACATTCTAAGAATTTCGTTAAGAAATTACTTGTACATTTTTCCAAGAATCGAGAATGAACCTAGTCACAATCACAACGAAAGTTTGCGCATTCGTGTCTTCATTTGTATGCCATTTTGTTAAGACCATCAGTCCAAAAATAAACTAGGATACTTTACATTGTTCTTCATAATTTCTTTAGTTATCAGCAAGACCTAACAATATACTTAAGAAAAAAAACAGCTTCTAAAAGCTGTATACATAATGCATAAAACAATGCATTATTCTCAAATTAATCCATTAATTTAGGAAAAGGGAACGTTCTCTTTCTATGGTTGAAAGGTATCTTGTGACTACAATTGTTTTTAACTACTCTAACTTTTGGTCAACATTGTTGGCCAATAATTGTGTTGTCTTTACAATAATCTTGATTTTCAGTTCATTATCTCAAGTTTCCTATAGCTTGATGTACTAAGGTTGATACAAATTAAATGATGTCGAATTGGTGCAGTTATCACACAATCTGATGTCAGGATAGACATCTCTACCATCATCATCTAATGATGATTCACAAAACCAACATTAACCTGTAATAATGTTGTCCGGTACGAAGTTTACACAAAAACTTTTTCATTCTTATATTATATCATGGTTTGTATACAAGCGTTAATGAAAGGGCATATGTGATATGACACCAAAGGGGAATAAAGTCGAGAACTACATATATTTAGTGCTAGAAGTAAAACTCACAAGTAACCATATTCTAGGATAATTTGAGTGCTATTTCCTGAAGAAGGGTTCGTTTCTGAGATGCGCTTATCACGTGATTGTTTTCAGCATGTGCCAGCACATCAGCTACTATAGCTGCCGCATGACCAAGAGGCTCCTCAGCAGACCTTTTCAGCATGAAAGCCTATTGAATAGTGCACAGAGAAAATGTGTCAGATTATGCAAGCATAAATAGATAAGTTCATTCACATTACAAGACTACTGTCAGCTTTACAAGTGGCGGAACTTGAAAATTTTAGTTAGGGGGACGAAAATCATAATCACTTGAATGCGTATAATTTACAGATTAAAGATTTCGAataaaattattaaacaaaaaagtgatattattttcattaaaagtTTATCAAACCGCACAAAATAGATTAATAACCTTCAACTTTTATATGTAAAAAGCCATTTCTAATAATCAGATAAGTTCTAATTTTAATAGGATACAAGATCTGTTAGACTACATCAAATATTGTAATAATATATGTACAAATCAGCTGTTGAACGTAGCAGAATGTAGGtgtaaagaaagaaaagaaatctCTTATAATGAATAACTATTTGAAACAAAGGACAATGTATAGATTATTAGTAGATATACGGAGtactttttattatcactattgatCTATTTAAATTCAGATTTAATGGGCCTGGGCTATCAAGTTATCTCTTTAGATTTGGGATATTGACCTATTTTCATACGCGTATTATTATTGTCTACCGGGCCGGTGGTGAAAGATTATTAATATTTATCTATACTATTTAAAAAATGTCAATTACAATCAAATTTCTAGTAGGGGCGACTGCCCACTCAGGTCTTTGAAATGTTCCGCCCCTGAGCTTTACCCAGTAATAATGGGACCAATTTAGTGCTTTGATTATGGATAAGTTTGGTTGAAAGACTAAAAATAAAGAACTATTAGAAAACTAAATTCACATTACAGAAAGAGAAAGAACCTGGCCATGATGTGAGATGGTCAATGTGCATGGTGACTGCATCCACGGTTCACCGTCTATCTGAACAGGCAAACCGGCAAGAAGCTGGATTTTGATGCTCTGCCCTTGTGCCAGCCTTCGAGCTCGAGAAAGCCCTACCTGAGTAATTAATTAGATACTTCTTCATTAGGTCTGAACAGGGGACGATAAAAAAGTAGAGCAATTTGTGTTGTAAGTTGTAACCATACGTGGAAATGAAAAACGAGGAGAAATTATGATTACGATAATTTCTCATTGATCTGACTTCATAAAAAGGTAGCCAACTTCGGTCTAATTTGTTTTTTGTAATCAATATTTCTTAGGCTAGAAATTAAAGTTCCAAAAAAGTAGTTAATCCGGGGTGACCAACTTCCAGAACTCTGACTAAAATACATAATATGCTAATGAGTCAGATGATGACGTGGCAGATGAGCTGTCAGTATTTTTTGACCAATGTTAACTTTTCATTTGATGTGATTCTGAAAATAAGTTGGTTCCTAACACAGAAGTCAGACCAAAGTTGGCTaagattattttattatattttattttttggcgaaaaaacgaaAACTCATATAGAAACGGGGTCGTTTTCCAAAGGAAAACGCCCTCAAACGAAAACTCATAAGTTGGCTAATTTTTTATGCGACCAAGAGTCATAGCAGTTAATGCACCAGTAAACTGCATCTGTTAAATAATGTTACCTGAAGCTTTCCAAGATGCCAAGTCCCGGATATGCTTACAACTTCAAGTAACCGATCATGCATAGACTGAGGATCAAAATTATCGTAGTTATCATCTTCATTCTGCCACAAGTCTACACCGCCCATATAACTGCCAATGTTGGCAACAAGAACACCCTCTGCATCCTGagaaaaataaacaataaaaatataTCAACATCTGATATAAACTACGAATGAATGAATGGAAGTATGGATTAAAGATGGACCGCAaacaagatttattagagtaacaaCAAGAGAAGTAATATCCACTCATTTGATTGAAATGGACACACATCAGGAGACTCTGAAAATGTTAAGGTCAATAGTTGTCAGATTATGCTTTTACTTTAGGCTATAAGGATGATGAATGATCTCACATCCAAAGTGTAAGTCATAAATCACAACTAGGGTAACCAGTTGCAAAATTTTGTACAAGTACCGATAGTTGACACTTTTCCATGGCTCCATGACTATAGATGCGTGTGTAATAGTACATGTAAAACGTATATCCATGGTTGGTAAAAATTTCCCTTAATTTTTTTTGTGTAATTAAACGGAGAAATGTAATTAGGAAACATGAAAGTATGTACTAAAAATTCATTAATGATATCGAATTCCCATATAAGAACGGGTGAACTAACCTCAGGGACCTCAACATCAACGCCGTCCACTTCCACTTTAACATGCCTAGGGTAATCTGCAAATGTTCTATCCATAATAGTCCTAGCACCTTCTCTGGCATACAAAACTTTATTCATGAACTGCAATCATACACAAACTACATTCAGCATTATGAACTCAGGGATCAAAAATGTATGCAGTTGATACTTAAGTAGGGCGTTATTATACAGAATGCATATGCATATTATCAGCCATTTGAGCCACGTCTAGCTACATCTGTATACCTAAAACAATTAAAAGGTGAAATGTGCACACCAATGTACATAAAATACTAAATTATACTATGAGTTGATTTATTGGAATAGCCAGCAGCTTCAAATAAAATACCATTGGCCCCACCCCCAAGCCCCAGTTTGGCCAAAATGCAAAGAACCAAACAAAAAAAACCAACACACTCCAATATCCAATGAAAGCACATGTCTCAAGCTTCAATAAACATTTTCTAAGAAAAAACAAATAAACATGCACGCACACCTGGTTATAGAACTTCTCTGGATTCTCCTCCCTTAGATTGTGAATTTCAAGAGCAACCTTTGCATCACATCCAACACCTGCAGAAACAGGTTTTAAAGAACCCCGTGTAATGATTAACGATCCACGATAACAAGTTAATAACAGAATGAGGAATGGCAAGGTCGTGAaagacaaaacaaaagatatatttgTGTGAGAAAGGGACCAAAGGGTGTACAAAGGCGCCTTTAACGTACACAGCCAAACGAGTACATCAGATCATGAAAATTGATAAAGTGAGATTTATAAAAAATCCCGACTTTCCTATCGTTGTAACAATAGTGTGATTCTCACATTAAATAACATGATCTTTTgccaaaagaaaataaaaagagaAACATTGAGGCTCAAATTAGCAATAACTCACATATGACGAGTGCAACCCAACAGCATAGTATTTCCAGGCGAACATTTTCGTTGATATCAAAGAGTGTAACTTAATACATAGGAAATATGCTAACTATCATGACAATCACATTTATATTGGGTCGTTTAAGAGAGTGTGACATACCAAGATAATTATTCATAAATTTTGGGGTAGAGAGCTGCTTTCCCTTTTGGTTGGTTATAGAAATCTTCCAACGATCGAGAAGTGTTACAGCAGCATACTCAATCCCTTGCAGCATCGTGCAGAGGCCTCCCTGTCTCTCAACTGTTCCCAAACCACCTCCCCAACCTAAAACTCTAGCCAAGTCATTTCCAGTTCCAGCAGGTAGAATAGCAACTGGTGGAGGAGAAACAAAATCTTGCTTTTCAATGGCATCCAATACCCATCCAACTGTCCCATCACCTCCGCATACAAGAACTTTAAAATGGGGTACTTTTCTGAAAAGATAAAGACCAACTTCCGGTCCCTCTGTTGAGCTCAACTCGAAAACCTAAAAGACATTGTAGCAAGTCTGATTAAATATACAGAACACCCTCTACCAGAAAAGTTAAAGAGTCATTCAAAACTCTCGATACAACAGGGCTACAAAAGATATACCCGGTTATACACATGTAAGCATACACATACTATATAGAGGTAGCAATATGAGCCGACCAGTAACACACCAAGAGGGGTTCAAACACTTTTAGTACTTCTAAGAATTGCTACTCGTCAACAACAAAGCTGATAAAGAACAACTATACTAATCATACTAAAAGTGGTTTCTAAAATAGTATTTATTATAATGTTTAAGTTCAATATTCCTTGTGCATGTCTTCACATTCTCTTTTCCCACTAACTAGCAGCATAAGATTACAAGAGCTTATAACCAAGGATTGTTTTAGATTTTTAATTGATAGAACCAACCGTATTAATTGAATATATACTAAAGTTTAATGTATCAATTGAGACCTAATGGTGCACTGACCTGAACCGGGTTCAAGAGAATATTCATCCGTAGCCTCAGTGAATCTCCTCGCTGAGCACCACTCTTCTTGTTAATGAATACTAAAAGAGGCCTTGCATCTGGGCCCAAATCACTCAATTCATATCTCTGCTTCATCCCTGCTATATAGGACTCATCTCTCTGA
This window of the Rutidosis leptorrhynchoides isolate AG116_Rl617_1_P2 chromosome 7, CSIRO_AGI_Rlap_v1, whole genome shotgun sequence genome carries:
- the LOC139856956 gene encoding diacylglycerol kinase 1-like, whose translation is MDDYGQPDILPPAWINKSPSELAESYVFIISCFIAGIIGILTIVYTAFQWRRNISLSLVKATARKKKDPKSRSKVPLAAHTWYLESGSRGKSLNCCVCLKSVSSSQTLGPTVVTDSFIHRCRICGAAAHLCCSSKAHRDCKCVSMFGATRVLHLWAIRWTEVVDQPDEISFCSHCEEPCSASFLGGSAIWCCLWCQRLVHVDCHSSFYSDTGDVCDLGPFRRLIVSPLRVKELSRSSSGGILSSITHGANEIASSVRASIRNQSKKAKQGSEVPVECSNGSVGESSTDSTADSNLANNSSNRTQENSQGDYKENHNGNINTDTEGTSQRQDGVVVNKFGRKMTLKRSISNGQRDESYIAGMKQRYELSDLGPDARPLLVFINKKSGAQRGDSLRLRMNILLNPVQVFELSSTEGPEVGLYLFRKVPHFKVLVCGGDGTVGWVLDAIEKQDFVSPPPVAILPAGTGNDLARVLGWGGGLGTVERQGGLCTMLQGIEYAAVTLLDRWKISITNQKGKQLSTPKFMNNYLGVGCDAKVALEIHNLREENPEKFYNQFMNKVLYAREGARTIMDRTFADYPRHVKVEVDGVDVEVPEDAEGVLVANIGSYMGGVDLWQNEDDNYDNFDPQSMHDRLLEVVSISGTWHLGKLQVGLSRARRLAQGQSIKIQLLAGLPVQIDGEPWMQSPCTLTISHHGQAFMLKRSAEEPLGHAAAIVADVLAHAENNHVISASQKRTLLQEIALKLS